A region from the Paenibacillus humicola genome encodes:
- a CDS encoding LacI family DNA-binding transcriptional regulator has translation MVSIKDIAKQAGVAISTVSYALNGSPKVTEETAAKILAVAKELNYVPNANARHLKKRETKIIGAFLTDFSGSFYGDLLQGMKEGVNRSGYDLVICSGQQAHRLLPQRFIDGAIVLDETFSSEELLKYADLGHKLVVLDRELSHPNINQVLLDNKAGATLAAEYLIEMGHRKLYVVTGPKGSFDSRQRMQAVKQTIDRTPGIEYIEIEGDFNKSAGALAGLQIVKEYTGPAAVFCLNDEMAIGMYDYLSTTKIRVGKDIHIIGFDNIEVSHYTQPRLATIDYSKRKWGVLASEQLLKLIRGDEVEHERIYVSLVRGESVGPTG, from the coding sequence GTGGTCAGTATAAAAGATATTGCGAAACAAGCGGGCGTTGCCATCTCGACGGTCTCTTACGCGCTCAACGGAAGCCCGAAAGTAACCGAAGAAACCGCAGCTAAAATACTGGCCGTCGCCAAGGAATTAAATTACGTTCCGAACGCGAACGCACGGCATTTGAAGAAGCGGGAGACGAAAATTATCGGGGCGTTCCTGACCGATTTCAGCGGGTCGTTCTACGGCGACCTGCTTCAGGGGATGAAGGAGGGCGTCAACCGGAGCGGCTACGACCTGGTTATCTGCAGCGGCCAGCAGGCTCATCGGCTGCTGCCGCAGCGGTTCATCGACGGGGCGATCGTGCTCGACGAGACTTTTTCCAGCGAAGAGCTGCTAAAGTATGCCGATCTCGGCCATAAACTGGTCGTCCTCGACCGGGAGCTCAGCCATCCGAACATCAATCAGGTGCTGCTCGACAACAAGGCCGGCGCGACGCTGGCAGCGGAGTATTTGATCGAGATGGGTCACCGTAAGCTGTATGTAGTGACCGGGCCGAAGGGCTCGTTCGATTCCCGGCAGCGGATGCAGGCCGTCAAGCAGACGATTGACCGCACGCCGGGCATCGAATATATCGAGATTGAGGGCGATTTCAACAAATCGGCCGGAGCGCTTGCCGGCCTGCAGATCGTCAAGGAATATACGGGTCCGGCCGCCGTCTTCTGCCTGAATGACGAGATGGCGATCGGGATGTACGACTATTTGTCCACCACGAAAATCAGGGTCGGCAAAGACATTCATATTATCGGCTTCGACAACATCGAGGTGTCCCACTACACGCAGCCGCGGCTGGCGACGATCGACTATTCCAAGCGAAAATGGGGCGTGCTCGCTTCCGAGCAGCTGCTTAAGCTGATTCGCGGAGATGAAGTCGAACATGAGCGGATTTACGTCTCGCTTGTTCGAGGCGAGTCGGTTGGGCCGACGGGCTGA
- a CDS encoding GNAT family N-acetyltransferase, with the protein MSLPDDDRSCTSFSVVPLSTQLAEELCGWRYEPPYDFYHWSSWEVMQQLGLEFGDPAIRERQYAAVLDRNGTFIGFGQFFPLLGVTRIGLGIRPGLCGRGIGPHMVSALVREALRRAPNDEIDLEVHVWNERAIRAYAKAGFVITDTYVRSTPNGPAEVHAMTYLP; encoded by the coding sequence ATGTCTCTACCAGACGACGACCGGTCCTGCACTTCCTTCTCCGTTGTGCCGCTTTCGACGCAGTTGGCCGAGGAATTATGCGGATGGCGCTACGAGCCGCCGTACGATTTCTATCATTGGAGCTCGTGGGAAGTGATGCAGCAGCTCGGTCTTGAATTCGGCGATCCGGCCATCCGCGAACGACAGTACGCCGCTGTGCTCGACCGGAACGGCACTTTTATCGGCTTTGGGCAATTTTTTCCGCTGCTCGGGGTCACGCGCATCGGCCTCGGCATCCGCCCCGGTCTGTGCGGCCGCGGCATCGGCCCGCATATGGTCTCGGCTTTGGTTCGCGAGGCCTTGCGCCGCGCGCCGAACGACGAAATCGATCTCGAGGTGCACGTCTGGAACGAGCGGGCGATTCGCGCTTACGCCAAAGCCGGGTTCGTCATTACCGACACTTACGTGCGTTCGACGCCGAACGGGCCGGCGGAAGTGCATGCGATGACCTATCTGCCGTAA
- a CDS encoding sulfurtransferase: MNGIVSPPWLHERLQNASNPVRVADCRFLLQDAAAGERAYHTAHIPGAVYMDLERDLSAPIREDRRGGRHPLPEPAALAAALERAGITRGTHVVAYDDQGGAMAARLVWLLRWLGHPGGASILDGGFAGWQAAGYPVTAEAPQIAPADEPYTPDVQPQLAVTAEDVRERIGRPGVVLIDSREAPRYRGETEPIDPAAGHIPGAINRFWKDALAADGTWLPDEAQRERFAHLSPDDEIIVYCGSGVTACPNVFALEAIGFRNVKLYAGSWSDWVSNKENPIATGEE, translated from the coding sequence ATGAATGGAATCGTATCGCCGCCATGGCTGCATGAGCGTCTGCAAAACGCCTCCAACCCGGTTCGTGTCGCGGATTGCCGGTTTCTGCTTCAGGATGCCGCCGCCGGGGAGCGCGCCTACCATACCGCGCATATTCCCGGCGCGGTGTATATGGATTTGGAGCGGGATCTGTCCGCTCCGATCCGCGAAGACCGCCGCGGCGGCCGGCATCCGCTGCCGGAGCCGGCTGCGCTGGCCGCCGCGCTCGAGCGTGCCGGCATTACGCGCGGCACGCACGTCGTCGCCTACGACGACCAGGGCGGCGCGATGGCCGCGCGCCTCGTCTGGCTGCTCCGCTGGCTGGGCCATCCGGGCGGCGCCTCCATCCTGGACGGCGGCTTTGCCGGGTGGCAGGCCGCCGGGTACCCCGTCACCGCCGAAGCGCCGCAAATCGCCCCGGCGGACGAGCCGTATACGCCGGACGTGCAGCCGCAGCTGGCCGTCACGGCGGAGGACGTGCGCGAGCGGATCGGCCGGCCGGGCGTCGTCCTGATCGACTCCCGGGAAGCGCCGCGCTACCGCGGGGAGACGGAGCCGATCGATCCGGCCGCAGGCCACATTCCCGGCGCGATCAACCGCTTCTGGAAGGACGCCCTTGCGGCGGACGGGACCTGGCTGCCGGACGAAGCGCAGCGCGAGCGCTTCGCGCACCTGTCGCCGGACGACGAAATCATCGTCTACTGCGGCTCGGGCGTCACCGCCTGCCCGAACGTGTTCGCGCTCGAAGCGATCGGCTTCCGCAACGTGAAGCTGTATGCGGGAAGCTGGAGCGACTGGGTGTCGAACAAGGAGAATCCGATCGCGACGGGAGAAGAATAA
- a CDS encoding carbohydrate ABC transporter permease, producing MTWVVAIILTIGGLLVVLPFVWMIFSAFKTEGEVMQIPPTLFPKTFTLDNIRNLFANMNFTVYLRNTLIVVLCSFAGLFLNAMAGFGFAKYRFKGKDNLFLMVLATMMIPSQVTMIPVYLILNYMHLTNTMTGIVLPGLVGAFGIFLFRQFMSTIPDELLEATRLDGASEWRVFLQIILPISKPILAVQAILTFIAGWNSFLWPLIVANDEGLYTLSVGLSLLKGQYSGNYALQMAGSAFMVVPIIIIFVFFQRHIIENYSISGMK from the coding sequence CTGACCTGGGTCGTCGCCATCATCCTGACGATCGGGGGCCTGCTCGTCGTGCTGCCGTTCGTGTGGATGATTTTCTCGGCGTTCAAGACCGAAGGCGAGGTCATGCAAATTCCGCCGACCCTGTTCCCGAAGACGTTCACCCTGGACAATATCCGCAACCTGTTCGCCAATATGAATTTCACCGTTTATTTGCGAAACACGCTGATCGTCGTCCTCTGCTCCTTCGCCGGGCTGTTCCTGAATGCGATGGCGGGGTTCGGCTTCGCCAAATACCGGTTTAAGGGCAAAGACAACCTGTTCCTGATGGTGCTGGCGACGATGATGATTCCCAGTCAGGTGACGATGATCCCGGTCTATCTGATCCTGAACTACATGCACCTGACGAACACGATGACCGGCATCGTGCTGCCCGGTCTCGTCGGCGCGTTCGGCATTTTTCTGTTCCGCCAGTTCATGTCCACCATTCCGGACGAGCTGCTGGAAGCCACGCGGCTCGACGGCGCCAGCGAATGGCGGGTGTTCCTGCAGATTATTCTCCCGATCTCGAAGCCGATTTTGGCGGTGCAGGCGATCCTGACCTTCATCGCCGGCTGGAACAGCTTCCTGTGGCCGCTGATCGTCGCCAATGACGAGGGTCTATACACGCTCTCCGTCGGCCTCTCGCTGCTCAAAGGGCAGTACAGCGGCAACTACGCCCTGCAGATGGCCGGCTCCGCATTTATGGTCGTGCCGATCATTATTATTTTCGTGTTCTTCCAGAGGCACATTATCGAGAACTATTCGATTTCCGGCATGAAATAA
- the trpS gene encoding tryptophan--tRNA ligase produces the protein MTERVLTGDRVTGKLHLGHYAGSLKNRVALQEKYETFILLADVQALTTHFERPEVIRRHLSEVALDYLAAGIDPERATIFVQSMVPEIAELTVFYSMFVTVNVLRHNPTVKAESKQGGLDEMYYGFLGYPVSQAADITFCKASIVPVGDDQLPHLELARKIVRRFNELYKPVLVEPKPLISDMPRLVGTDGSAKMSKSLGNAIALDSSKEELALTIRKATTDPARVRRSDPGHPERCPIYAYHRAFHPDGTAEIREGCESAAIGCTACKERLTAILERLLEPMRERRSRYAGRLADVDDILMDGTRRAREIARETMREVREAMSLNYFDAGHSAPAAME, from the coding sequence ATGACGGAACGGGTTTTGACCGGAGACCGGGTGACCGGCAAGCTTCACCTTGGCCATTACGCCGGCAGTTTGAAAAATCGCGTTGCGCTGCAGGAAAAATACGAGACGTTTATTCTGTTGGCGGACGTACAGGCGCTGACGACGCATTTTGAACGGCCGGAGGTGATCCGCCGCCACTTGAGCGAGGTGGCGCTGGACTATTTAGCCGCAGGGATCGATCCGGAGCGGGCGACGATTTTCGTCCAGTCGATGGTTCCGGAGATCGCGGAATTGACGGTGTTCTATTCGATGTTCGTCACCGTCAACGTGCTGCGCCATAATCCAACGGTTAAAGCGGAGTCGAAACAGGGCGGCCTGGACGAGATGTATTACGGGTTCCTCGGCTATCCCGTCAGCCAGGCGGCGGATATCACGTTCTGCAAAGCGTCGATCGTCCCGGTCGGCGACGATCAGCTGCCGCATCTCGAGCTGGCCCGGAAAATCGTCCGGCGCTTTAACGAGCTGTATAAGCCGGTGCTCGTCGAGCCGAAGCCGCTGATCAGCGACATGCCGCGGCTCGTCGGCACGGACGGCAGCGCAAAGATGAGCAAAAGCCTGGGAAACGCGATCGCGCTCGATTCCAGTAAAGAAGAACTGGCGCTAACGATCCGAAAGGCGACGACGGACCCCGCGCGCGTCCGCCGAAGCGATCCCGGCCATCCGGAACGATGCCCGATTTATGCCTATCATCGCGCTTTTCACCCGGATGGCACCGCGGAAATCCGTGAAGGGTGCGAGAGCGCGGCGATCGGCTGCACGGCCTGTAAGGAGCGGCTCACGGCGATTTTGGAGCGGCTTCTGGAGCCGATGCGGGAGCGCCGGTCCCGATACGCCGGCCGGCTCGCCGATGTCGACGACATTCTGATGGACGGGACGCGGCGCGCGCGAGAGATCGCGCGGGAAACGATGCGCGAGGTGCGGGAGGCGATGAGCCTGAATTATTTCGATGCCGGCCATTCCGCCCCTGCCGCGATGGAATGA
- a CDS encoding sugar ABC transporter substrate-binding protein, which yields MFGKRKTMAAGLAGSMLLAGMLAGCGASSSNGGNGGGEAAGGGNANGGGKKVTLNVWGMGDEAKSLPAMAKKFEEQNPNIDVKIQAIPWSSAHDKLLTAVASKKGPDVLQMGTTWMPEFGAAGALMDLTPYIDQYPDLKDDNFFPGSLETTKLDGKILGVPWYIDTRVLYYRTDLLASVGYKEAPKTWDELSDAAQKLAKRGKGKYGISIDAKEQTLSFMFARQNGAKLLDDQGKPQFNDPKFVEAVKYLNSFYQNGSAPKEDLGLDPVQAFKGDAIIPMFISGPWMVKPITEQAPELNGKWATAVLPKKENNISNLGGSNWSVFQYTEQKDAALKFIDFMSKPDMQIEWMKLADAMPAAKAAWDDPALKSNPYLSVFGQQMNDAEPMPLIKQWEEIAQSYLSTFEKIYRGGEDVQKALDDFNKKAEETLSK from the coding sequence ATGTTTGGAAAAAGAAAGACCATGGCGGCAGGGCTGGCCGGCTCCATGCTGCTTGCGGGAATGCTCGCGGGCTGCGGCGCATCGTCGTCGAACGGCGGGAACGGCGGCGGCGAAGCTGCCGGAGGAGGAAACGCAAACGGCGGCGGCAAGAAGGTCACGCTGAACGTTTGGGGCATGGGCGACGAGGCGAAATCGCTTCCTGCCATGGCGAAAAAGTTCGAAGAGCAGAATCCCAATATCGACGTGAAAATTCAGGCGATTCCGTGGAGCAGCGCCCACGATAAACTGCTGACGGCGGTCGCTTCCAAGAAGGGACCCGACGTCTTGCAGATGGGCACGACCTGGATGCCGGAATTCGGCGCGGCAGGCGCGCTGATGGATTTGACCCCTTATATCGATCAGTATCCGGACCTGAAGGACGACAACTTCTTCCCCGGTTCTCTCGAAACGACGAAGCTTGACGGTAAAATTCTCGGCGTCCCGTGGTACATCGATACGCGCGTCCTGTATTACCGCACCGACCTGCTGGCATCCGTCGGCTACAAGGAAGCGCCGAAAACGTGGGACGAGCTGAGTGACGCGGCGCAGAAGCTGGCGAAGCGCGGCAAAGGCAAATACGGCATCAGCATCGACGCGAAGGAGCAGACGCTGTCCTTCATGTTCGCCCGTCAGAACGGCGCGAAGCTGCTGGACGATCAGGGCAAGCCGCAGTTCAACGATCCGAAGTTCGTCGAAGCGGTCAAATACTTGAATTCGTTCTACCAGAACGGTTCGGCTCCGAAAGAGGATCTGGGACTCGACCCGGTACAGGCGTTTAAAGGCGACGCCATCATCCCGATGTTCATCTCCGGCCCGTGGATGGTCAAGCCGATTACCGAGCAGGCGCCCGAGCTGAACGGCAAATGGGCGACCGCGGTGCTGCCGAAGAAAGAGAACAACATCTCCAACCTGGGCGGCTCCAACTGGTCGGTCTTCCAATACACGGAGCAGAAGGACGCCGCGCTGAAATTTATCGATTTCATGAGCAAGCCGGACATGCAAATCGAATGGATGAAGCTGGCCGACGCCATGCCGGCCGCCAAAGCCGCGTGGGACGACCCGGCCCTGAAGAGCAACCCGTACCTCAGCGTCTTCGGCCAGCAAATGAACGACGCCGAGCCGATGCCGCTCATCAAGCAGTGGGAGGAAATCGCGCAGAGCTATCTCAGCACCTTCGAGAAAATTTACCGCGGCGGCGAGGACGTGCAGAAAGCGCTAGACGATTTCAACAAGAAAGCGGAAGAAACGCTCAGCAAATAA
- a CDS encoding GH36-type glycosyl hydrolase domain-containing protein codes for MIEKTGSTLQLGEGALRFAFLNSGDLYAVTCGETLINQLLGNPVDGSLNNIYLRRFLPSGIEAVPLLGVRSASRLSHSETSLAWEGEVWGIRYRVTLRLAGGGIWFWDVRLHGREAEVDLIYGQDIGIADKGAVRSNEAYLSQYIGHTVFEDENRGYVVCSRQNQPQQGGKFPYLQQGALTGAAGYSTDGFQFFGLSYKETNTPERLTSEKLANGVYQYEFAYTALQSGRIRLDGEARAVFYGLYKENHPSAVTELEFAEELAEARKRAEARQPGEERTVRRTVLTSSAGRPLQTLDMTPEEIERLYPVRLQEEREGETLLSFFTPAHEHVVLKRKELLVERPHGHILMTGRNDRMNEHVLTTTAYMYGIFNSQLVVGNTSFNKMLSNARSALNAMKTSGQRIYVETDEGFRLLAMPSLFEMGFNYAKWVYKMPGDTITVLVFTAVDTPEVHLRVASETGRARRYLVTNQVTMGNNEYDAPFHIEREGGTLTFRADGSSLSASYYPDLRYRMRIEGAELNVGGESMLAEGAEPGEASLVVLELGASASWSLTVQGLLYGQELPFENLKPEEEIERYRHYFQTVMNGFRLSLPPGEGGEDGGRLNQVNALAWWYTHNMLVHFSVPHGLEQYGGAAWGTRDVCQGPAEYFMATRKYETVREVLLTVYAHQFEDTGNWPQWFMFDRYSNIQQEESHGDIIVWPLKALGDYLYATKDFGVLREPVPYMDRHKGEFTPARPALLEHVRKQLAAIKANFVQGTFLSAYGDGDWDDTLQPANAQMKQFMVSSWTVALTFQTFKRLAGALGEHDAAMAGELRRMASGIEADFGRYMLETEIIPGFLYMEEPGKAEPMLHPHDTKTGIRYRLLPMTRSMIGELLTKEQADAHYRLIKEQLFFPDGVRLMNRPANYAGGVSTHFKRAEQAANFGREIGLQYVHAHIRFVEAMAKLGHAEEAWQALQVINPVGLRDVVPNAELRQSNAYFSSSDGKFSDRYEAQKRFGELKTGGVPVKGGWRVYSSGPGIYMNQLISNCLGIRQEGGDLVIDPVLPARLNGLRFEFRVMDRPVEFVYHLSGRNVDRRVTVNGEELPAEDAPNRYRTGGLRIAKDRLEAALGHGRSTIEIYM; via the coding sequence ATGATAGAGAAAACCGGTTCGACTTTGCAGCTGGGCGAAGGAGCACTGCGGTTCGCCTTCTTGAACAGCGGCGATCTGTACGCCGTTACCTGCGGGGAGACGCTGATCAATCAGCTGCTCGGCAACCCTGTCGACGGGTCGCTGAACAATATTTATCTTCGGCGGTTTCTGCCATCCGGCATCGAAGCCGTGCCGCTGCTCGGCGTCCGCTCGGCCAGCCGCCTGTCGCATTCGGAGACGTCGCTCGCCTGGGAGGGCGAGGTTTGGGGAATCCGCTACCGGGTGACGCTGCGCCTTGCGGGCGGCGGCATCTGGTTTTGGGATGTCCGGCTGCACGGGCGCGAAGCCGAGGTGGACCTGATTTACGGCCAGGATATCGGCATTGCGGACAAGGGCGCGGTGCGTTCCAACGAAGCTTACCTGTCGCAATATATCGGCCATACCGTCTTTGAAGACGAGAACCGCGGTTATGTCGTCTGCTCCCGTCAAAATCAGCCGCAGCAGGGCGGCAAATTCCCTTATTTGCAGCAGGGCGCGCTGACCGGCGCCGCGGGATACTCGACGGACGGCTTTCAGTTTTTCGGACTTTCTTATAAAGAGACGAATACGCCGGAGCGGCTGACGAGCGAGAAGCTGGCAAACGGCGTTTACCAATACGAGTTTGCCTACACCGCGCTGCAGAGCGGGCGAATTCGTCTGGACGGGGAAGCCCGGGCCGTATTCTACGGGCTGTATAAGGAAAACCATCCTTCAGCCGTTACGGAGCTGGAGTTTGCGGAAGAGCTGGCCGAGGCGCGGAAACGGGCGGAAGCCCGGCAGCCGGGCGAAGAGCGGACGGTCCGAAGGACGGTGCTGACGAGCTCTGCCGGCAGGCCGCTGCAAACGCTGGATATGACGCCCGAGGAGATCGAGCGCCTGTATCCGGTTCGTCTGCAGGAGGAACGGGAAGGGGAGACGTTGCTTTCCTTCTTCACGCCCGCTCACGAGCATGTCGTGCTGAAACGCAAGGAGCTGCTGGTCGAGCGCCCGCACGGGCATATTTTGATGACCGGCCGCAACGACCGGATGAACGAGCATGTGCTGACGACGACGGCGTACATGTACGGTATTTTCAATTCCCAGCTGGTCGTCGGCAATACGTCGTTCAATAAAATGCTGTCGAACGCCCGCAGCGCCCTGAATGCGATGAAGACGTCCGGACAGCGCATTTACGTTGAAACGGACGAAGGCTTCCGGCTGCTGGCGATGCCCTCGTTGTTCGAGATGGGATTCAATTATGCGAAATGGGTGTACAAAATGCCGGGCGATACGATCACCGTCCTGGTCTTCACGGCGGTCGACACGCCGGAGGTTCATCTGCGCGTCGCTTCGGAAACCGGCAGGGCGCGCCGTTATCTCGTCACTAACCAGGTGACGATGGGGAACAACGAATACGACGCGCCGTTTCATATAGAGCGGGAGGGCGGCACACTCACGTTCCGGGCGGACGGCAGCTCGCTCAGCGCCTCGTACTATCCGGATTTGCGCTACCGGATGCGCATCGAAGGCGCCGAGCTGAACGTCGGCGGCGAGTCGATGCTCGCGGAAGGCGCGGAGCCGGGCGAAGCGTCGCTGGTCGTGCTCGAGCTCGGGGCGAGCGCTTCCTGGAGTCTGACCGTCCAGGGCCTGCTGTACGGGCAGGAGCTGCCTTTCGAGAACCTCAAGCCGGAGGAGGAAATCGAACGGTACCGGCACTATTTTCAGACCGTCATGAACGGCTTCCGGCTCTCGCTTCCCCCCGGGGAGGGAGGGGAAGACGGCGGCCGTCTGAATCAGGTTAACGCGCTCGCCTGGTGGTATACCCACAACATGCTTGTCCATTTCTCCGTGCCGCACGGACTCGAGCAGTACGGCGGGGCGGCCTGGGGGACGCGCGACGTCTGCCAGGGGCCTGCCGAATATTTTATGGCGACCCGGAAATACGAGACGGTGCGCGAAGTGCTGCTGACCGTATACGCCCATCAGTTTGAGGACACCGGGAATTGGCCGCAGTGGTTCATGTTCGACCGGTACTCCAACATTCAGCAGGAGGAGAGCCACGGGGACATTATCGTCTGGCCGCTTAAGGCGCTGGGCGATTACCTGTACGCGACGAAGGATTTTGGCGTTTTGCGGGAGCCGGTGCCGTATATGGATCGGCACAAGGGCGAGTTTACCCCGGCGCGGCCGGCACTGCTGGAGCACGTGCGCAAACAGCTCGCGGCGATCAAGGCCAATTTCGTGCAAGGCACCTTTCTGTCGGCATACGGTGACGGCGACTGGGACGATACGCTGCAGCCGGCGAACGCGCAGATGAAGCAGTTTATGGTGAGCAGCTGGACGGTCGCCTTGACGTTCCAGACGTTCAAACGGCTGGCAGGGGCGCTCGGGGAGCACGACGCCGCGATGGCGGGAGAGCTGCGGCGGATGGCATCCGGCATCGAGGCGGATTTCGGCCGGTATATGCTGGAGACGGAGATCATTCCGGGATTCCTGTATATGGAAGAACCCGGGAAGGCGGAGCCGATGCTTCATCCGCACGATACGAAGACGGGCATCCGCTACCGGCTGCTGCCGATGACGCGCAGCATGATCGGCGAGCTGCTGACGAAGGAGCAGGCGGATGCGCATTACCGGCTGATCAAGGAGCAGCTGTTTTTCCCGGACGGCGTCCGGCTTATGAATCGTCCGGCGAATTACGCCGGCGGCGTCAGCACGCATTTCAAGCGTGCGGAGCAGGCGGCCAATTTCGGCCGGGAAATCGGGCTGCAGTACGTGCACGCCCATATCCGCTTCGTCGAAGCGATGGCCAAGCTGGGTCATGCGGAGGAGGCGTGGCAGGCGCTGCAGGTCATTAATCCGGTCGGGCTGCGGGATGTCGTGCCGAATGCCGAGCTGCGGCAGAGCAACGCGTATTTCAGCAGCTCGGACGGCAAATTCAGCGACCGTTACGAAGCGCAGAAGCGGTTCGGGGAGCTGAAAACGGGCGGCGTGCCGGTCAAGGGCGGCTGGCGGGTCTATTCCAGCGGCCCCGGCATTTACATGAACCAGCTGATCTCGAACTGTCTCGGGATTCGTCAGGAAGGCGGCGACCTGGTCATCGACCCGGTGCTGCCGGCCCGCTTAAACGGCCTGCGCTTCGAGTTCCGGGTGATGGACCGTCCGGTCGAATTCGTCTATCATCTGAGCGGCCGGAACGTTGACCGCCGCGTTACGGTGAACGGAGAGGAGCTTCCGGCCGAGGACGCGCCGAACCGTTACCGTACCGGCGGTCTCCGGATCGCCAAAGACCGGCTGGAGGCGGCACTCGGCCATGGACGCAGCACGATCGAGATCTACATGTAA
- a CDS encoding HAD family hydrolase, which produces MRPKAILLDMDDTIISYDHGIDLDLCWKRVCSRHLRLDDARIGELITEIKRHAKWYWSDPERHRTGRLDLDKARTEIVASALRLASIHEPAASRRIAVDYGVERDHEIQPYPGAVETLRQLRDKGFRLALLTNGAKLPQRNKIERFGLAPFFDCILIEEEFGAGKPDERIYLHALDRLGAAADETWMVGDNYEWEIAAPQKLGIKGIWINPKRLGHPSPELPYRTVSTLSDILPLLDETAVS; this is translated from the coding sequence ATGCGCCCGAAAGCGATTCTGCTCGACATGGACGATACGATTATTTCCTACGATCACGGAATCGATCTGGACCTTTGTTGGAAGCGTGTATGCAGCAGGCATCTGCGCCTGGACGATGCACGTATCGGCGAGCTGATTACCGAAATTAAGCGGCATGCCAAATGGTATTGGAGCGATCCGGAACGGCACCGCACGGGACGGCTGGACCTGGACAAAGCCCGTACCGAGATCGTTGCGAGCGCCCTTCGGCTCGCAAGCATTCACGAGCCCGCCGCGTCCCGGCGGATCGCCGTCGATTACGGAGTCGAACGCGACCATGAAATCCAGCCGTATCCCGGCGCCGTCGAAACGCTGCGGCAATTGCGCGATAAGGGCTTCCGGCTTGCGCTCCTGACCAATGGCGCCAAGCTTCCGCAGCGGAACAAGATCGAACGCTTCGGGCTGGCACCCTTTTTCGACTGCATTCTGATCGAAGAGGAATTCGGTGCCGGCAAGCCTGATGAAAGGATTTATCTGCATGCGTTGGACCGTCTGGGTGCCGCGGCCGATGAGACATGGATGGTCGGGGACAATTACGAATGGGAAATCGCCGCGCCTCAAAAGCTGGGCATCAAGGGGATCTGGATCAATCCCAAAAGGCTCGGCCATCCGTCTCCGGAGCTTCCGTATCGAACGGTTTCGACGTTGAGCGACATTTTGCCTTTATTGGATGAAACCGCTGTGTCCTAA
- a CDS encoding carbohydrate ABC transporter permease, whose product MKGATNSKAAYFFIGPTLLLLAVFSLVPIAIALVISFTNMDLTGLADYSAIRFVGFRNYIDVVADPIFVKSILNTLFYVVIGVPLVIAVSLAVALLINFGKNRLFEVFRVLYYMPSVTNVVAVAVVWGYLYNPSIGLFNFLLGKLHLAGVPWLTDPVMAKISLIILALWRGIGLNMIIFIAAIQGIPKSYYEAAQLDGANRWQQLFRITLPMLRFAIFFVSITTTIGWLQFFEEPFIMTNGGPLDSTTSVSLFIYRNGFQLSHFGYAAAGSFVLFAAIIVVTLVQFRLQRKDTDF is encoded by the coding sequence ATGAAAGGCGCGACCAACAGCAAAGCCGCCTACTTTTTTATCGGGCCGACGCTTTTGCTGCTCGCCGTTTTTTCGCTCGTTCCGATCGCAATTGCGCTCGTGATCAGCTTTACCAATATGGACCTGACGGGGCTCGCGGATTATTCGGCGATCCGTTTCGTCGGCTTTCGCAATTATATCGACGTCGTCGCCGACCCGATATTCGTTAAATCGATCCTGAACACGCTGTTTTACGTGGTGATCGGCGTTCCGCTCGTCATCGCGGTCTCGCTCGCCGTCGCGCTGCTGATCAATTTCGGCAAAAACCGGCTGTTCGAGGTGTTCCGCGTCCTGTATTATATGCCTTCCGTGACGAACGTCGTAGCGGTCGCGGTTGTTTGGGGCTACCTGTATAACCCGAGTATCGGCCTGTTCAATTTCCTGCTCGGCAAGCTGCATCTGGCCGGCGTTCCGTGGCTGACGGACCCCGTCATGGCCAAAATTTCGCTGATCATTCTCGCGCTGTGGCGAGGTATCGGACTCAACATGATCATCTTTATCGCGGCGATCCAGGGCATCCCGAAATCGTACTACGAAGCCGCCCAGCTGGACGGCGCGAACCGATGGCAGCAGCTGTTCCGGATTACGCTGCCGATGCTGCGGTTCGCGATTTTCTTCGTGTCGATCACGACGACGATCGGCTGGCTGCAGTTTTTCGAGGAGCCGTTCATCATGACGAACGGCGGTCCGCTGGACAGCACGACCTCGGTCTCGCTGTTCATCTATCGCAACGGCTTCCAGCTGAGCCATTTCGGCTATGCCGCCGCAGGCTCGTTCGTGCTGTTTGCCGCCATCATTGTCGTAACGCTCGTCCAATTCCGGCTGCAGCGCAAAGATACCGACTTTTGA